The segment CCTGGCGTCTCACCTTCGGCGATCGGGGGCTTAGACATGTCGATGTTGCCGGTGCTGAATTGCGTCGCCTGCTTCGATGCCTCATCGAAGGCGTAGCGGAGCGGGTTCGACAGTACTGCTGCAACGCCGAGTGGAATGCTGTCCACTCCGCCGGGCTCGGCGCCGACCCTGCAAACGTGCCCGCCGCGCAGCTCAAGCTGTTCGACCGGGATCTTCAGTGCCTGGCTTGCCACCTGCTTTGCCTTGTCTGCGACCATTTGGGCTGCGACGTGGAAGGCCGAGCCCGACATCACAGCTCCGCGGGAAGCAAAGGTGCCGACCGCGTAACCGAAGCGGCGGGTGTCGCCGGTGACTATTTCGATATCCGACACGGCAACGCCGAGATCGTCCGCAACTATCTGCGCGAATGTGGTCTGGTGGCCCTGCCCCTGGGTGGTCAGCCCGGTCGCCGCCTTGACCTTGCCGGACGTTTCGATGACGACGTGCGCTCCCTCGTACGGTCCCGGACCGGTGCCCTCGACGTAGGTGCCGGTGCCGATGCCGATCCGGCGTCCCTCAGCGCGTGCCTCCTCCCGGAGCTTCCCGAATGTGTTCCAACCGACCAGCTCCTTCAGCTTGTCCATCCCGGCCTGGTAATCGCCGGTATCGTAAATCAGCGGCCGACCGTCCTGGAATGTGAGGTGGAAGTCGTACGGCATTTCATCCGGCCGGATGAAGTTGCGCTCGCGCACTTTTATCGCGTCCAGGCCCAGGAATTGCGCGATCGCGTCCATTGCGCGCTCCATCGCAAAGACTCCCTGCGGTCGCCCGGCACCTCGGTATGGCGTGACGATCACGGTGTTCGTATACAGCGAGTAGGCGTTGACTCGGAACGCCGCGGGCTTGTAGGGCCCGAGCACCTGGGTGGCGGTGTTGATCAGCACGATCAGCCCGTACGGGATGTACGCGCCGTGATCGTGCCAGAACGTGAAGTCGAAGGCGAGCAGCCGGCCGTCGTCGTCGAACCCGACCGTCACCTGCTGAATCTGTCCGCGCTCGTGTGCGCTCGAAATGAAGTGCTCGCGGCGGTCCTCTGTCCACTTCACCTCTTTGGCGATACCGGCCAGTGCCAGGCGTCGGGCCGCCCAGGTCACCATCACCTCCTCGGGCCAGGGGTGCATAATCTTCATGCCGAATCCACCGCCGACGTCGGGCGCTATGCACTGGACCTTATTCAGCGGCATTCCCAATCGGGCGGCGATCGCTGCCCGGACCGAGGTCGAAGTCTGCGTGGAGGTCCAGAAGGTCAGCGAGTTCTCATCGGTGTCCCAGCGGGCGAAAACACCCTTGCCTTCCATCGGCATCGACGCCGACCGTTCAATTTCTAGGTCCAGCGTCAGGGTGTGCGGTGCCTTCTTCAGCTCGGCATCGATGTCGCCGAAACCATGTTGCAGGTTCGCAGCGACATTGCCCGGCACATCCTGGTGTACGAGATCCTTCGCGGCGCGCGCGGTTTCGAGGCCGACCACAGGGGTGAGGAAGTCGTAGCTCACCCCGATCTGTTCGCAGGCGTCTTCGGCGATGTACCTGTTCCTGGCGACCACCATCACGATGGGTTCACCGACGTGTTTCACCTCGTCGCGCGCGAGGGGATAGCCGGTCCGGGCATGCGTCAGGCTGGGGTGCGGGATCAGCAGCGGCATGTTCTCGGCCATGGCCGGTGAGTCGTCGAGCAAATCCTCGTACGTGTACACCGCGACGACGCCGGGGACTTCAAGGGCTGCCTCGATGTCGATCCCGGTGATCTTCGCGTGTGCGTGGGGCGAACGGACAAATGCGACGATCAGCGCATCCTGGCCGAGATCGTCGAGGTAGCGTCCATCGCCGACCAACAGCCGGGCATCTTCGGAACGCGCTATCGGCTGGCCGAAGTTCGTGCCGGTTTTCGCTGCCGGCCCGGCTTTCGTGGTTTCCGTTCGGGTTGTTGTCGAGGTACTCATGTCCGATCGCCCTTTCCTCCGACCGGCGCGGTGTTTCCTCGGACCTTGTCGTCCAGCGACAACGCTGCCAATTCGTCATCCCCGCCGAGCGGGGATAACCCTGCACGTTCGCGTCGGATCTCCGCCGCGCGAAGCACCGCGGCCTTGATGTTCTGATAACCCGTGCAGCGGCACAGGTTTCCCGAGATGGCCTCGGTGGCTTCCGCACGCGTTGGCGAATCATTCTTCTCGAGGTACGCGGCAATGGTGGTGACGAACCCGGGCGTGCAAAAGCCGCACTGCAAACCGTGGCATTCCACGAAGGCCTGCTGCACGGGGTGCAGCGTGCCGTCGGGATCGGCGAGACCTTCCACCGTGGTGACATCCTGGCCGTGCAATGACGCCGCCAGCAGCAGGCACGATCTGACCGGCTCGCCGTTCAACAGAATCGTGCACGCGCCGCAGACTCCATGCTCGCAGCCGACATGGGTACCGGTCTTCCGTAGGTAATGCCGGATCGCGTCCGAGGCCAGTGTGCGTGACGGCACGAGGATCGTCTGCGGCACCTTGTTGAACGTTAACGTCACGGCGAGGTGTTGCTCGCCGGTCTCCTCGTACAGTTCGGCAAGCGTTTGTTCGGTGGTTTTCCCCGCCATAGTGCCCTACCTCGTTCCGCCGGTTGTGCCGGAGCGCCCTGTCGCATTCGACGCGGACGCCGAATCGTCTGCGGATTGCGAGACTGCGCCGCTGTCCGGGCGTGGCTCTGTGTCGCTGTCTTCACGTGGCTCTGTGTCGCTGTCTTCACGTGGCTCTGCACCGCTGTCCGCGCGTGGCTCTGCGTCGCCGTCCGGGCGCTGCGTCCGAGCTGCGGCGTTACGCAACGCGTCCCGAGCCGCCTCATGCAGCACGCGGGCGGTCAACGCGGCTACCAACTGCGATCGGTAGCTGCTGCTGGCGTGAATGTCGGTCTCGGTTTCGATCGTGTCGCGGGCCAGGTCGCCGGCGGCGTTCCAGCGTGAGTCGTCGGCATCTGCTGGATCAACCCCTCGAAGCACCTCAGTGAAATCCATCGGGGTGCCAAGCTCGCCGGCGGAAACGTAGCAAGCCGTGGCGGTGCTCAGCACGCCGTCCACGATCCGGACCTGCGCCGCAACCCCCGCCACCGCGTAGTCGCCATGTCGGCGCGCGATCTCATCGATCGCCGAGCCTTCGTTCGGCGCCCGGCGAGGAACGGTGACGGCGACGGCAATCTCGTCCTCGGCCAGACCGCATTCCAGCGGACCGAGGAAGAAATCCGTAGCCGCAATCTCGCGGATGCCACGCTGTGACTGGGCGCGCACGGTGCCGCCGAGCAGGCCGAGCACCGCGGGCATCTCGGCGGCCGGATCGGAGTGCACGATGGAACCGACAGTGGTTCCACGGTTGCGGATGGTGGGGTGCGCGACCAGTTGCAACGCCCGGCGAAGCAGCGGCTGGGCCTGGTGTGCGTCGTCATCCGCGAGCAGCGCCGAGTGCCGAACCAGCGCACGAAATGTGACGCCGTGCCGATCGATCGATATCCCGTCCTGTTCGGGCAGCATGTTGATGTCGATCAGGTTGGCCGGCGCGGCCAATCGCATCGAGAGCATCGGGATAAGTGACTGACCACCCGCTAACACCTTGGCCTCGTGGCCGAGGCGCGCCAGAACATCGCAGACGGCCGCGATGCTTTCCGGCCGATGGTAGGTCAATGCGGAAGGTTTCATGTCCAAATTCTGCCGTTGTGCTTACGTGCTTGCGTTTAGTGCCTTCAGTTAGCCGAATATGCGAACCCGGACTAGCGCGACCTTTCGTCCGTCTCCGGTTCGACACCCGGACTAGCGCGACCTTTCGTCCGTCTCGGGCTCGACACCCGGACGCGTGTCGCCGTCGTCGACCTTGTAGATACCCTTCTCGGTCAGGGTAACCCCGACCGCCTCCGGCTGCAGGTGCTTCGGCGCGATCGCGCGGCTGAGGTGGTACATCACGATTACGACGATGGTCCCCAGCGAGATGCCACTGAGCGAGAACTGATCGCTGAACTGCAGCGATGTGTCACCGATCGCGATGATCAGGCCGGCAGCGACCGGCACGAGGTTCAGCGGGTTGCCGAAATCTACCTTGTTCTCCCGCCAGATCTTTGCGCCCAGAAGGCCGATCATGCCGTAAAGCACGACCGTGATCCCGCCGAGGACGCCGCCGGGAGTTGCAGAGATGAGCGCTCCGAACTTCGGCGAGAAGCCGAACAGGATGGCGACCACGGCGGCAGCGGCATATGCGGCGGTCGAATACACCTTGGTGGCGGCCATCACGCCGATGTTCTCCGCGTAGGTCGTCGTCGGCGAGCCACCGACCGAACTGGCAAGGGCCGTGGCCACACCGTCCGCGGCGATTGCCCGGCCCATCATCGGGTCGAGGTCTGCCCCGGTCATCTCGGACACCGCCTTCACATGGCCGGCGTTCTCCGCAACGAGTGCGATGACGCCCGGTAGCACGAGAACAACCATGGCCAGGCTGAAGGACGGCGCATGGATACCCACGACGCCGTTTGCCTCATCCGTGAATGGCGGCAAGCCGAACCACGAGGCGCTCATCACGCCATCCCAGTTCACCCTGAAATGCGTTGTCACTTCGCCGGCGGCGGCGTCGAAGGCGGTGATTTGGCCGGTTGTCAGGTCCAGAATCCAGGACAGGACGTAGCCGAAAACCAACGAAAGGAAGATGGCGATCCGGCCTAGGAAGCCGCGCAGCCCGATACTCATCAGAATCAGCG is part of the Saxibacter everestensis genome and harbors:
- the cutA gene encoding aerobic carbon-monoxide dehydrogenase large subunit: MSTSTTTRTETTKAGPAAKTGTNFGQPIARSEDARLLVGDGRYLDDLGQDALIVAFVRSPHAHAKITGIDIEAALEVPGVVAVYTYEDLLDDSPAMAENMPLLIPHPSLTHARTGYPLARDEVKHVGEPIVMVVARNRYIAEDACEQIGVSYDFLTPVVGLETARAAKDLVHQDVPGNVAANLQHGFGDIDAELKKAPHTLTLDLEIERSASMPMEGKGVFARWDTDENSLTFWTSTQTSTSVRAAIAARLGMPLNKVQCIAPDVGGGFGMKIMHPWPEEVMVTWAARRLALAGIAKEVKWTEDRREHFISSAHERGQIQQVTVGFDDDGRLLAFDFTFWHDHGAYIPYGLIVLINTATQVLGPYKPAAFRVNAYSLYTNTVIVTPYRGAGRPQGVFAMERAMDAIAQFLGLDAIKVRERNFIRPDEMPYDFHLTFQDGRPLIYDTGDYQAGMDKLKELVGWNTFGKLREEARAEGRRIGIGTGTYVEGTGPGPYEGAHVVIETSGKVKAATGLTTQGQGHQTTFAQIVADDLGVAVSDIEIVTGDTRRFGYAVGTFASRGAVMSGSAFHVAAQMVADKAKQVASQALKIPVEQLELRGGHVCRVGAEPGGVDSIPLGVAAVLSNPLRYAFDEASKQATQFSTGNIDMSKPPIAEGETPGLEATGYYSPPRSTFASGAHAVIVETDPITAEITILKYAVVHDCGNVINPRIVEGQIHGGVAQGIGGALYEKIVYDEHGQMLNASFMDFLLPYATEVPDHIDTDHTTTPSGLNPLGMKGAGEAGVIPASAAIAAAIEDAEGFPIRTMPISPSDLFDLRQASERGELPAIRAGRDVEAAQVSQSGQPASAHREPHTPQSPEPQASQPHGPQAPQTPQPRAAQPHGPQAPQTKESS
- a CDS encoding (2Fe-2S)-binding protein, with the protein product MAGKTTEQTLAELYEETGEQHLAVTLTFNKVPQTILVPSRTLASDAIRHYLRKTGTHVGCEHGVCGACTILLNGEPVRSCLLLAASLHGQDVTTVEGLADPDGTLHPVQQAFVECHGLQCGFCTPGFVTTIAAYLEKNDSPTRAEATEAISGNLCRCTGYQNIKAAVLRAAEIRRERAGLSPLGGDDELAALSLDDKVRGNTAPVGGKGDRT
- a CDS encoding FAD binding domain-containing protein, which gives rise to MKPSALTYHRPESIAAVCDVLARLGHEAKVLAGGQSLIPMLSMRLAAPANLIDINMLPEQDGISIDRHGVTFRALVRHSALLADDDAHQAQPLLRRALQLVAHPTIRNRGTTVGSIVHSDPAAEMPAVLGLLGGTVRAQSQRGIREIAATDFFLGPLECGLAEDEIAVAVTVPRRAPNEGSAIDEIARRHGDYAVAGVAAQVRIVDGVLSTATACYVSAGELGTPMDFTEVLRGVDPADADDSRWNAAGDLARDTIETETDIHASSSYRSQLVAALTARVLHEAARDALRNAAARTQRPDGDAEPRADSGAEPREDSDTEPREDSDTEPRPDSGAVSQSADDSASASNATGRSGTTGGTR
- a CDS encoding uracil-xanthine permease family protein, producing MPIWKLHGDGKTIRPGDVVAPNERLSWGRTVGLGAQHVVSMFGATFVFPIIMGLNPQLAVMLSGFCTIIFLLIVKGRVPSYLGTSAAFVGGVAAIRAQGGTSAEVTGAILISGLVLAVIGLIIHFMGGRVVYKVLPPVVTGAVVMLIGFNLAPVVANTYWPQDQWVALIVMAALILMSIGLRGFLGRIAIFLSLVFGYVLSWILDLTTGQITAFDAAAGEVTTHFRVNWDGVMSASWFGLPPFTDEANGVVGIHAPSFSLAMVVLVLPGVIALVAENAGHVKAVSEMTGADLDPMMGRAIAADGVATALASSVGGSPTTTYAENIGVMAATKVYSTAAYAAAAVVAILFGFSPKFGALISATPGGVLGGITVVLYGMIGLLGAKIWRENKVDFGNPLNLVPVAAGLIIAIGDTSLQFSDQFSLSGISLGTIVVIVMYHLSRAIAPKHLQPEAVGVTLTEKGIYKVDDGDTRPGVEPETDERSR